A section of the Agrococcus sp. SGAir0287 genome encodes:
- a CDS encoding pyrophosphatase yields the protein MELAELARRIDAISARYARIYGFERDGDWLMLKVQEEVGELAQAWLAKTGRQRDKGHSPEEIEERFALELADAIGMLLAFAQVTGVDVERAMEAKWLVWDRRTNQRDDALDADERALEGRALRGERAIEDDERGEPG from the coding sequence ATGGAGCTCGCAGAGCTGGCGCGGCGCATCGACGCCATCAGCGCCAGGTACGCCCGCATCTACGGCTTCGAGCGCGACGGCGACTGGCTGATGCTCAAGGTGCAGGAGGAGGTCGGCGAGCTCGCGCAGGCGTGGCTCGCGAAGACCGGCAGGCAGCGCGACAAGGGGCACTCGCCGGAGGAGATCGAGGAGCGCTTCGCCCTCGAGCTCGCCGACGCGATCGGCATGCTGCTCGCCTTCGCCCAGGTGACGGGCGTCGACGTCGAGCGGGCGATGGAGGCGAAGTGGCTCGTGTGGGATCGGCGCACGAACCAGCGCGACGACGCGCTCGACGCCGACGAGCGCGCGCTCGAGGGACGTGCGCTGCGCGGCGAGCGCGCGATCGAGGACGACGAGCGCGGGGAGCCGGGCTGA
- a CDS encoding saccharopine dehydrogenase family protein has product MRILLIGAGGVGAAFARIAARRSFYESIVVADYAVERAEAVVAAIRERHGDDVAARFVAARVDASDPATVAALAREHAATHVMNAVEPGFVDAIFAGAFDAGCDYLDMAMSLSSRHPERPYEEVGVMLGDRQFAKAADWEAAGRLALVGMGVEPGLSDVFARYAADHLFSEIDELGTRDGANLVVRDEDGNEIFAPSFSIWTTIEECLNPPVVWERDRGWFTTEPFSEPEVFDFPEGIGPVECVNVEHEEVLLMPRWVDARRVTFKYGLGSEFIGVLRTLNLLGLDGTEPIRVRSKAGPVEVAPRDVVAAALPDPATIGPRMEGKTCAGVWVTGTGVDGEPRSTYLYHVADNAWTMAEYDSQCVVWQTALNPVIALELLATGAWAGTGVLGPEAFDAKPYLDLMAAPEADGGYGQAWGVREQPHPTAVPGSGPTIGDTPM; this is encoded by the coding sequence ATGCGCATCCTGCTCATCGGCGCCGGCGGCGTGGGCGCCGCCTTCGCACGCATCGCCGCTCGCCGCTCGTTCTACGAGTCGATCGTCGTCGCCGACTACGCCGTGGAGCGGGCCGAGGCCGTCGTCGCCGCGATCCGCGAGCGGCACGGCGACGATGTCGCGGCCAGGTTCGTCGCGGCGCGCGTCGACGCCTCCGATCCGGCCACCGTCGCCGCGCTCGCTCGCGAGCACGCGGCGACGCACGTCATGAACGCCGTCGAGCCCGGATTCGTCGACGCCATCTTCGCGGGTGCGTTCGACGCGGGCTGCGACTACCTCGACATGGCCATGAGCCTCTCGTCCAGGCATCCCGAGCGCCCCTACGAGGAGGTGGGCGTCATGCTCGGCGACCGGCAGTTCGCGAAGGCGGCGGACTGGGAGGCGGCGGGCAGGCTCGCGCTCGTGGGCATGGGCGTCGAGCCCGGGCTGTCCGACGTCTTCGCCCGCTACGCCGCGGACCACCTCTTCTCCGAGATCGACGAGCTCGGCACGCGCGACGGCGCGAACCTCGTGGTGCGCGACGAGGACGGGAACGAGATCTTCGCGCCTTCGTTCTCGATCTGGACGACGATCGAGGAGTGCCTCAACCCTCCCGTCGTGTGGGAGCGGGACCGCGGCTGGTTCACGACCGAGCCCTTCTCCGAGCCCGAGGTCTTCGACTTCCCCGAGGGCATCGGCCCCGTCGAGTGCGTGAACGTCGAGCACGAGGAGGTGCTGCTCATGCCGCGCTGGGTGGACGCGCGCCGCGTCACCTTCAAGTACGGGCTCGGCTCCGAGTTCATCGGCGTGCTGCGCACCCTCAACCTCCTGGGCCTCGACGGCACCGAGCCCATCCGCGTGCGCTCGAAGGCCGGGCCCGTGGAGGTCGCGCCGCGCGACGTCGTCGCGGCGGCGCTGCCCGATCCTGCGACGATCGGACCGCGCATGGAGGGCAAGACGTGCGCGGGCGTGTGGGTGACGGGCACCGGCGTCGACGGCGAGCCCAGGTCGACGTACCTGTACCACGTGGCCGACAACGCGTGGACGATGGCCGAGTACGACTCGCAGTGCGTCGTGTGGCAGACGGCGCTCAATCCCGTCATCGCGCTCGAGCTGCTCGCGACGGGCGCGTGGGCGGGCACGGGCGTGCTCGGCCCCGAGGCGTTCGACGCGAAGCCGTACCTCGACCTCATGGCCGCGCCCGAGGCCGACGGCGGCTACGGCCAGGCGTGGGGCGTGCGCGAGCAGCCGCATCCCACCGCCGTCCCAGGGTCCGGGCCTACCATCGGCGACACGCCGATGTGA
- a CDS encoding MarR family winged helix-turn-helix transcriptional regulator has product MSDPSSTDEREAVRDSLDELRHAENRLEQRRAHGQRPSELDRLALRYVVDRAASHEAVTPGGLAAHLGISSPNVTELLKRLVATGVVVTAPHPSDGRSKIIVPVGDADGGETLPAEVRELIGKRTAAEARAIAEFLEDLRDLVDRTDLRD; this is encoded by the coding sequence ATGAGCGATCCGTCGTCGACCGACGAGCGCGAGGCCGTGCGCGACTCCCTCGACGAGCTCCGGCACGCCGAGAACCGGCTCGAGCAGCGGCGAGCCCACGGCCAGCGGCCGAGCGAGCTCGACCGGCTCGCCCTCCGCTACGTGGTCGACCGTGCGGCATCCCACGAGGCCGTGACGCCCGGCGGGCTCGCGGCGCACCTCGGCATCTCGAGCCCCAACGTGACCGAGCTGCTGAAGCGGCTCGTCGCGACGGGCGTGGTCGTCACGGCACCGCATCCATCCGACGGACGCAGCAAGATCATCGTGCCCGTGGGCGATGCGGACGGCGGCGAGACGCTGCCGGCCGAGGTCCGCGAGCTCATCGGCAAGCGCACGGCCGCCGAGGCACGGGCGATCGCCGAGTTCCTCGAGGATCTGCGCGACCTCGTCGATCGCACGGATCTACGCGACTGA
- a CDS encoding DUF7882 family protein: MGTLHYGSTAFELEDEALRHFSAVMVAKLRRGEPFLALVRSDAEGLERIWVHTAADIRIATMPTREPLDQQRLQHMVAQANKGGVDVCEAWMARVAA; this comes from the coding sequence ATGGGCACGCTGCACTACGGATCGACCGCGTTCGAGCTGGAGGACGAGGCGCTGCGCCACTTCTCCGCCGTCATGGTGGCCAAGCTGCGACGCGGGGAGCCCTTCCTGGCGCTCGTGCGCTCGGACGCCGAGGGCCTCGAGCGCATCTGGGTCCACACCGCCGCCGACATCCGCATCGCCACGATGCCGACGCGCGAGCCCCTCGACCAGCAGCGCCTCCAGCACATGGTCGCGCAGGCCAACAAGGGCGGCGTGGACGTGTGCGAGGCCTGGATGGCGCGCGTCGCCGCCTGA
- a CDS encoding beta-class carbonic anhydrase gives MDQHFDDLLAANRAYADAFDLQGFDGIAKAGVMLVTCMDSRIEPLGMLGLRPGDAKILRNPGGRVDDRALVALVLGNNLLGVDRILIVEHTRCAVASNDEETILTRIGESARQDAHWLPVDPIADQRRALAADVHKVTAHPLIADSVHVGGFLYDVDTGLLERVA, from the coding sequence GTGGACCAGCACTTCGACGACCTCCTCGCCGCGAACCGTGCGTACGCGGACGCCTTCGACCTCCAGGGCTTCGACGGCATCGCCAAGGCCGGGGTCATGCTCGTGACCTGCATGGACTCGCGCATCGAGCCCCTCGGCATGCTCGGGCTGCGGCCCGGCGACGCCAAGATCCTGCGCAACCCCGGCGGCCGCGTCGACGATCGCGCGCTCGTGGCGCTCGTGCTCGGCAACAACCTGCTGGGCGTCGACCGCATCCTCATCGTCGAGCACACGCGCTGCGCCGTCGCCTCGAACGACGAGGAGACGATCCTCACGCGCATCGGCGAGTCGGCAAGGCAGGACGCGCACTGGCTGCCGGTCGACCCGATCGCCGACCAGCGTCGCGCGCTCGCTGCCGACGTGCACAAGGTGACGGCGCACCCGCTCATCGCCGACTCCGTGCACGTGGGCGGCTTCCTCTACGACGTCGACACGGGCCTGCTGGAGCGGGTCGCCTGA
- a CDS encoding MalY/PatB family protein encodes MAVTGPLEEVPLERLRERTSIKWRHFEPDVLPMWVAEMDVVPATPIRDALARALRDGDTGYGRGVGYAEAYARFSEARWGFAPDPAASVTVADVMTGVFELVRMVTDPGDEVVVTSPVYPPFHGFVRHAGRVVREAPLTPDARLDVAAIDDALAAASAGGSRTALLLASPHNPTGTVHARAELEAVASVAERHGATVIVDEVHAPLTLPGAVFTPYLAVDPRGLVVTSASKAWNLAGLRSATILAGADAAATLRTIPEVVTHGPNHLAVIAHAAAYDEGRAWLDAVVAGIAANHALARDLLQGSGVEHRVPDATYLAWLDLSRTPLADPDARADGGVVTDASRPSTALRAAGLGVNAGEPFGAGGENHVRMNLGTSQAIVREGVARLRAAIA; translated from the coding sequence ATGGCGGTCACCGGCCCCCTCGAGGAGGTGCCGCTCGAGCGGCTGCGCGAGCGCACGAGCATCAAGTGGCGCCACTTCGAGCCCGACGTGCTGCCGATGTGGGTGGCGGAGATGGACGTCGTGCCCGCGACGCCCATCCGGGACGCCCTCGCGCGAGCGCTGCGCGACGGCGACACGGGCTACGGCCGCGGCGTCGGCTACGCCGAGGCGTACGCGCGCTTCAGCGAGGCGCGCTGGGGCTTCGCACCCGATCCCGCGGCCTCCGTGACCGTGGCGGACGTCATGACGGGCGTCTTCGAGCTCGTCCGCATGGTGACGGACCCCGGCGACGAGGTCGTCGTGACGAGCCCCGTGTACCCGCCGTTCCACGGCTTCGTGCGTCACGCGGGCCGCGTGGTGCGGGAGGCGCCGCTCACGCCAGACGCGCGCCTCGACGTCGCCGCGATCGACGACGCGCTCGCGGCGGCGAGCGCCGGCGGCAGCCGGACGGCGCTGCTGCTCGCGAGCCCCCACAACCCCACCGGCACCGTGCACGCGCGCGCCGAGCTCGAGGCCGTCGCGAGCGTCGCCGAGCGGCACGGCGCGACCGTGATCGTCGACGAGGTCCACGCGCCGCTCACGCTGCCCGGCGCCGTCTTCACGCCCTACCTCGCCGTCGACCCTCGCGGCCTCGTCGTCACGTCGGCGTCGAAGGCGTGGAACCTCGCGGGCCTGCGCAGCGCCACCATCCTCGCCGGGGCGGATGCCGCGGCGACGCTGCGCACCATCCCCGAGGTCGTGACCCATGGGCCGAATCACCTCGCGGTCATCGCCCACGCCGCGGCCTACGACGAGGGACGCGCGTGGCTCGACGCCGTCGTCGCGGGCATCGCCGCCAACCATGCGCTCGCCCGCGACCTCCTGCAGGGCTCCGGCGTCGAGCATCGCGTCCCCGACGCGACCTACCTCGCGTGGCTCGACCTGTCGCGCACGCCTCTCGCCGATCCCGACGCCCGTGCCGACGGCGGCGTCGTCACCGACGCGAGCCGCCCGAGCACGGCGCTGCGGGCCGCGGGCCTCGGCGTGAACGCCGGGGAGCCCTTCGGCGCGGGCGGCGAGAACCACGTGCGGATGAACCTCGGCACGTCCCAGGCGATCGTGCGCGAGGGCGTCGCGAGGCTGCGTGCCGCGATCGCATAG
- a CDS encoding AAA family ATPase has product MSEQIVPQTRIRAEIRTDGSGVLDVNGTHRHIEPGPFPQTRTAIVSHAAEFAAALRRPIGVTIGGADGHWEIVVHPDGSVSDVRQLEPPAAEPIPSTPPLAAEESAAPPAAAAPAPSDEPRAEPALAESEPRPAGLIASVPSAPAASTVDVPSFGQTGPAPTLTDATLASRDDLSEADAGDASGAEELPATHEPAPAEEAQPSPALPAFEPAALDDTVASSRLAEPPPTSPSVPLQAPIGSVPGYDPLLDETVTRPPSATPIASVPSAPAAAPPAPAYQPGQVAAEPAPSAPIQHAPIASAPQAMPASATPAPQSAPARGYAPGELSGPMTADGRHSFLEAAQRQTPAQQGLRGAMTRMGLKMAPSQEELAERADERAVSQHWSGPRTIAVVNGKGGAGKTPTTVLLSAMFAQLGGGGVLAWDNNQTRGTLGWRTERGPHEATLLELLPQAERLLSAGAQAGDLAAFVHHQTQDKYDVLRSKPMRLAHENRVSPADVDAIHAVASKYYRIIVIDSGNDESDPMWLRMIDHADQIVVATTTRADHAEAGALLLEALAQRDERSAILAQRSVVVVSQADPKASRQDVDGVISGYGPLAREVVRIPFDQAIVDGHLRLASLRPETRRAWLGAAAAVARGL; this is encoded by the coding sequence GTGAGCGAGCAGATCGTGCCGCAGACGCGCATCCGCGCCGAGATCCGCACCGACGGATCCGGCGTGCTCGACGTCAACGGCACCCATCGCCACATCGAGCCGGGACCCTTCCCGCAGACGCGCACGGCGATCGTGTCGCACGCGGCGGAGTTCGCCGCGGCCCTGCGACGCCCGATCGGCGTGACGATCGGTGGCGCGGACGGGCACTGGGAGATCGTCGTCCACCCGGACGGCTCCGTCTCCGACGTGCGACAGCTCGAGCCGCCGGCGGCCGAGCCCATCCCGTCGACGCCGCCGCTGGCCGCGGAGGAGTCCGCCGCACCGCCCGCCGCGGCCGCGCCCGCGCCATCGGACGAGCCGCGCGCAGAGCCCGCGCTCGCCGAGTCCGAGCCTCGCCCCGCGGGCCTCATCGCCTCGGTGCCCTCCGCGCCCGCCGCGTCCACGGTCGACGTGCCGTCCTTCGGCCAGACGGGCCCCGCTCCGACCCTCACGGACGCGACCCTCGCCTCGCGCGACGACCTGTCGGAGGCGGATGCCGGCGACGCCTCGGGCGCCGAGGAGCTGCCCGCGACGCACGAGCCGGCGCCCGCCGAAGAGGCGCAGCCCTCACCGGCGCTGCCCGCGTTCGAGCCCGCCGCCCTCGACGACACCGTCGCGTCGTCGCGGCTCGCCGAGCCGCCACCCACGTCGCCGTCGGTGCCGCTGCAGGCGCCGATCGGCTCCGTGCCCGGCTACGACCCGCTCCTCGACGAGACGGTGACGCGTCCGCCGTCCGCCACGCCGATCGCCTCGGTGCCGAGCGCGCCCGCAGCCGCGCCGCCCGCGCCCGCGTACCAGCCCGGGCAGGTCGCAGCGGAGCCCGCGCCGTCCGCACCCATCCAGCATGCGCCGATCGCCTCGGCGCCGCAGGCGATGCCCGCGAGCGCGACGCCGGCGCCGCAGAGCGCGCCCGCGCGCGGCTACGCGCCCGGGGAGCTGTCCGGACCGATGACGGCGGACGGACGCCACTCGTTCCTCGAGGCCGCGCAGCGGCAGACGCCGGCGCAGCAGGGCCTGCGCGGCGCGATGACCCGCATGGGTCTCAAGATGGCGCCGAGCCAGGAGGAGCTCGCGGAGCGGGCCGATGAGCGCGCCGTGAGCCAGCACTGGTCGGGGCCGCGCACCATCGCCGTCGTGAACGGCAAGGGCGGCGCGGGCAAGACGCCCACGACGGTGCTGCTCTCGGCGATGTTCGCGCAGCTCGGCGGCGGCGGCGTGCTCGCGTGGGACAACAACCAGACGCGCGGCACCCTCGGCTGGCGCACCGAGCGCGGGCCGCACGAGGCGACGCTGCTCGAGCTGCTGCCGCAGGCGGAGCGCCTGCTGTCCGCCGGCGCGCAGGCGGGCGACCTCGCGGCGTTCGTGCATCACCAGACGCAGGACAAGTACGACGTGCTGCGCTCGAAGCCCATGCGCCTCGCGCACGAGAACCGCGTCAGCCCCGCCGACGTCGACGCGATCCACGCCGTCGCGTCGAAGTACTACCGCATCATCGTCATCGACTCGGGCAACGACGAGTCCGACCCGATGTGGCTGCGGATGATCGACCACGCCGACCAGATCGTCGTCGCCACCACGACGAGGGCCGACCACGCAGAGGCGGGCGCGCTGCTGCTCGAGGCGCTCGCGCAGCGCGACGAGCGCTCCGCCATCCTCGCCCAGCGCTCGGTCGTCGTCGTGAGCCAGGCGGACCCGAAGGCATCGAGGCAGGACGTCGACGGCGTCATCTCGGGCTACGGGCCGCTCGCACGGGAGGTCGTGCGCATCCCGTTCGACCAGGCGATCGTCGACGGCCACCTGCGGCTCGCATCCCTGCGGCCGGAGACGCGCCGCGCGTGGCTCGGCGCTGCCGCCGCCGTCGCGCGCGGCCTGTAG
- a CDS encoding MerR family transcriptional regulator — MHVREVSAAAGVSVALVKFYVREGLLHPGVRESVNSTSYDETHVARLRLIRALVEGGRLSLAAVSELLDAIDDESLPIEVVVRDAHRAVSRVEQPPSEEAIAMVRGAIARHGWQISDDNPGVLQCAAVVDTAISVGRDDVEEMLEVYGAPVELIAREDLAAVGRAAAARSRVAETVVIGTVLGDAMLLGMRRIAQEHVARQASIAEPPRGTGSRQDRPPTSGHGLRPAAGA; from the coding sequence ATGCATGTGCGAGAGGTGAGCGCCGCTGCCGGCGTGAGCGTCGCGCTCGTGAAGTTCTACGTGCGCGAGGGGCTCCTGCATCCCGGCGTGCGCGAGTCGGTGAACAGCACGTCGTACGACGAGACGCACGTCGCGAGGCTGCGCCTCATCCGCGCGCTCGTCGAGGGCGGGCGGCTCTCGCTCGCGGCGGTGAGCGAGCTGCTCGACGCCATCGACGACGAGTCGCTGCCCATCGAGGTCGTCGTGCGTGACGCGCACCGCGCGGTCTCGCGCGTCGAGCAGCCGCCGTCGGAGGAGGCGATCGCCATGGTGCGCGGCGCGATCGCGCGGCACGGATGGCAGATCAGCGACGACAACCCGGGCGTGCTGCAGTGCGCCGCGGTCGTCGACACCGCGATCTCCGTCGGCCGGGACGACGTCGAGGAGATGCTCGAGGTCTACGGCGCGCCGGTCGAGCTCATCGCTCGCGAGGATCTCGCCGCCGTCGGGCGCGCGGCCGCGGCGCGCTCGCGCGTCGCGGAGACCGTCGTCATCGGCACGGTGCTCGGCGACGCCATGCTGCTGGGCATGCGGCGCATCGCGCAGGAGCACGTCGCGCGCCAGGCGAGCATCGCCGAGCCACCGCGAGGCACGGGATCGCGGCAGGACCGCCCGCCGACGAGCGGTCACGGGCTGCGCCCGGCCGCCGGCGCCTGA
- a CDS encoding nucleoside hydrolase: MTSIILDVDTGIDDALAIATAARSAAIDLVACTVVWGNVDVEQGARNTSEILALAGRDDVPVAVGAAGPYDGRPAWYSPQVHGEDGLGGFADLDHVARRSDRTAVETILAASHAVQDLELVAVGPLTNLAHALDADPTLPERIRQVTVMGGAVLRRGNVNAFAEANIHHDPEAAAIVLAAPWEVTLVGLDVTMDSIITEAMRDELARGDALGRRLAAMLDAYMDFYEPVLGRRAAVNHDAVALGIATGLVPTTRSPLATVTVDCSDGPERGRTHAALELVDGVWQDEPDARHRVVLEVGDGFERRMLDILQRRP, encoded by the coding sequence GTGACGAGCATCATCCTCGACGTGGACACCGGCATCGACGACGCGCTCGCGATCGCCACCGCGGCGCGCAGCGCCGCCATCGACCTCGTCGCCTGCACCGTCGTGTGGGGCAACGTCGACGTCGAGCAGGGCGCGCGCAACACGAGCGAGATCCTCGCGCTCGCCGGTCGCGACGACGTGCCCGTCGCCGTCGGGGCGGCCGGTCCCTACGACGGTCGACCCGCCTGGTACTCGCCGCAGGTGCACGGCGAGGATGGGCTCGGCGGCTTCGCCGACCTGGACCACGTCGCCAGGCGGTCCGACCGCACCGCCGTCGAGACGATCCTCGCCGCGAGCCACGCGGTGCAGGATCTCGAGCTCGTCGCCGTCGGTCCGCTCACGAACCTCGCGCACGCCCTCGACGCCGATCCGACGCTGCCCGAGCGCATCCGGCAGGTCACGGTCATGGGCGGGGCCGTGCTGCGCCGCGGCAACGTCAACGCCTTCGCCGAGGCGAACATCCATCACGACCCGGAGGCGGCGGCGATCGTGCTCGCGGCGCCGTGGGAGGTGACCCTCGTCGGGCTCGACGTGACGATGGACTCGATCATCACGGAGGCGATGCGCGACGAGCTCGCGCGCGGCGATGCGCTCGGCCGCCGGCTCGCGGCGATGCTCGACGCCTACATGGACTTCTACGAGCCGGTCCTCGGCCGTCGCGCCGCGGTCAACCACGATGCGGTGGCGCTCGGCATCGCCACGGGGCTCGTGCCCACGACGCGCTCGCCGCTCGCGACCGTGACGGTCGACTGCTCCGACGGGCCCGAGCGCGGCCGCACGCACGCGGCCCTCGAGCTCGTCGACGGCGTCTGGCAGGACGAGCCGGACGCCCGGCACCGCGTCGTCCTCGAGGTGGGGGACGGATTCGAGCGAAGGATGCTCGACATCCTCCAACGCCGCCCTTAG
- a CDS encoding VOC family protein, whose product MAIARQPSIVLDCPDPGALAGFYAAVLGWDHHADDDGSWAEAYGEGWPPLCFQRADGYRAPEWPGQEHPQQMHLDLWVDDIPAAEPQVLALGATLADEQPSKDGGFRVFVDPAGHPFCLCRAGES is encoded by the coding sequence ATGGCCATCGCGCGACAGCCCAGCATCGTCCTCGACTGCCCCGATCCAGGCGCGCTCGCCGGCTTCTACGCCGCCGTGCTCGGCTGGGATCACCACGCCGACGACGACGGGTCGTGGGCCGAGGCGTACGGGGAGGGATGGCCGCCGCTGTGCTTCCAGCGCGCCGACGGCTACCGCGCCCCCGAGTGGCCCGGGCAGGAGCACCCGCAGCAGATGCACCTCGACCTGTGGGTCGACGACATCCCCGCCGCCGAGCCGCAGGTGCTCGCGCTCGGTGCGACGCTCGCCGACGAGCAGCCGTCGAAGGACGGCGGGTTCCGCGTCTTCGTCGACCCTGCCGGTCACCCCTTCTGCCTCTGCCGCGCCGGCGAGTCGTAG
- a CDS encoding CPBP family glutamic-type intramembrane protease codes for MTASEATEPQPQSAASRPGAEQPDPTTTHPIAIVPAALVSLSAVVLFAFLETIPGYVILLSGVLGGVLTDRAGLSRRLGADLAVIGASLTVISLTELKADVSWAGVARFTVVLGLAIVIPVVITRLIYKERSIAFPWRGGRWTRAQWTYVAVVIVAGYLILPVYFLGSGVYLNWPELADDGEILRFFLGVNAVGLWDELFFICIVFTLLLRHFPLWVANVLQATIFVSFLWELGYQSWGPLLTIPFALVQGLIFKLSKRNLLYVVTVHLLFDVVVFLAIVAGRMPELLWIFPLAAPLVG; via the coding sequence GTGACCGCCTCCGAGGCCACCGAGCCGCAGCCGCAGAGCGCCGCGTCCCGTCCGGGTGCCGAGCAGCCCGATCCCACGACGACGCATCCGATCGCGATCGTGCCGGCGGCGCTCGTCTCGCTGTCGGCCGTCGTGCTCTTCGCCTTCCTCGAGACGATCCCGGGCTACGTCATCCTGCTCTCGGGCGTGCTCGGCGGCGTGCTCACGGATCGCGCGGGGCTGTCGCGGCGGCTCGGTGCCGACCTCGCCGTCATCGGCGCGAGCCTCACGGTCATCAGCCTCACCGAGCTGAAGGCGGACGTGTCGTGGGCGGGCGTCGCGCGCTTCACGGTCGTCCTCGGTCTCGCGATCGTCATCCCGGTCGTCATCACGCGCCTGATCTACAAGGAGCGCAGCATCGCGTTCCCGTGGCGCGGCGGGCGGTGGACGCGCGCGCAATGGACGTACGTCGCCGTCGTGATCGTCGCGGGCTACCTCATCCTGCCCGTCTACTTCCTCGGCTCCGGCGTCTACCTGAACTGGCCCGAGCTCGCCGACGACGGCGAGATCCTGCGCTTCTTCCTCGGCGTCAACGCCGTCGGGCTGTGGGACGAGCTCTTCTTCATCTGCATCGTCTTCACGCTGCTGCTGCGCCACTTCCCGCTGTGGGTCGCGAACGTGCTGCAGGCGACGATCTTCGTGTCGTTCCTGTGGGAGCTGGGGTACCAGTCGTGGGGGCCGCTGCTCACCATCCCCTTCGCGCTCGTGCAGGGCCTCATCTTCAAGCTCTCCAAGCGCAACCTGCTCTACGTCGTCACGGTGCACCTGCTGTTCGACGTCGTCGTCTTCCTCGCGATCGTCGCGGGGCGCATGCCCGAGCTGCTCTGGATCTTCCCCCTGGCGGCACCGCTCGTCGGCTGA
- a CDS encoding NAD(P)H-binding protein, which produces MMRVTIIGGHGKVALLAAPLLVAAGHEVRSVIRNPEHESDVAATGATPVVADVEAMDVAALTGLLEGQDAVVWSAGAGGGSPERTVAVDRDAAIRTLEAAETAGARRFVMVSYFGAGPDHGVPADSSFRAYADAKTEADAAIEASDLDWVILRPSGLTLDEPTGAIDARQLDASVEPGTIARADVAALVAAVLERPALGHAIVEANTGSTPIGEALDAIAARG; this is translated from the coding sequence ATGATGCGCGTCACGATCATCGGAGGCCACGGCAAGGTGGCGCTGCTCGCCGCGCCGCTGCTCGTCGCGGCCGGGCACGAGGTCCGCTCGGTCATCCGCAATCCCGAGCACGAGAGCGACGTCGCCGCCACGGGCGCGACGCCCGTCGTGGCCGACGTTGAGGCGATGGACGTCGCCGCGCTCACGGGGCTCCTCGAGGGACAGGATGCGGTCGTCTGGTCGGCGGGCGCGGGCGGGGGATCGCCCGAGCGCACCGTCGCGGTCGACCGCGACGCCGCGATCCGCACGCTCGAGGCGGCCGAGACCGCCGGGGCGCGCCGATTCGTGATGGTCTCGTACTTCGGCGCGGGCCCCGACCACGGCGTGCCTGCCGACTCGTCGTTCCGCGCCTACGCCGACGCGAAGACCGAGGCCGACGCCGCCATCGAGGCCTCGGACCTCGACTGGGTCATCCTGCGCCCGAGCGGGCTCACGCTCGACGAGCCGACCGGCGCCATCGACGCGCGGCAGCTGGATGCGTCGGTCGAGCCCGGCACGATCGCACGCGCCGACGTCGCGGCGCTCGTCGCCGCGGTGCTCGAGCGGCCCGCGCTCGGCCACGCGATCGTGGAGGCGAACACGGGTTCCACGCCGATCGGCGAGGCCCTCGACGCGATCGCGGCGCGGGGCTGA